The nucleotide sequence AAACAGCTTCAGCGTCTCAGAGGCACCGGTGTCTGTAGGTGCAAAGTACCACCACAGAGAGAGACGCAGTAGCGACCAGAATAAGAAAGCCATGCCCGCGAAGTAGAGTGGGAAACGTAGTTGTGTGGTCATGCGAGCTGGAATGGTGCCGGAAAACAGCGAGCCGTAATGCGCCCGTCATATGTCTGCCAAGTTACCGTGTGGTAATGATGCAGATCAAAGTTTGCTGCCGAAGGGCCACTTCGACATCAGCCACACGGCGGCGGTGTGGTTGTTTTCCCAGACGATGCCGCCACGGCGCTGCACGGTCTGCTCCATGAAGCCGACTTCGAGCTTGGTCGTCGGGCTGAGCTGGCGACCGAGGCCGATGAAGGCGCGGTTTTGATCGAGGTAGTTCATGGAGACGTTGCTACCGAAATTGAAGAACACTTCGTCCCAAAGAGCGAGATACCACTTTTTATCGCTGCTGAGCGGCACGGTGGTGCGCAGCATGTAGCGGATGCGGTTTTCGTAGCGCCAGTTGGTGACATCACCAGTGGCGGGATTGACTTCGCCGATGCGGCGCTGCTCCAAACGGAGGCGGTGAGTCCAGTCGAGGCCGAGGGCCTTGTGCGTGTAGGTGGCCTGCTCCCAGAGTCGATGCTCGGGGAACTCGGCGGCGACGGGGATGTCGCCATACGGATGCGTCTCGACCCACGCATAACCCGCTGTGAGCGTCAAAGCGGGGCTGAGGGTGTAATTGATGCCGGGGCGCAGGAGAAGCTGCTGCCAGTTTTCACCCATGTCGGCACGGCGAAACTGAGACTCGAGGTGCAGTCCCCACTTACTGCCAAAGAGCGGATGATCACCGACGTAGTTGAGCCAGAGGTTGTCGTTCGACTCGGTGTGGTCGGCAGCGCAGAGGCTGCCGACGAACGCCAAGAGGATGAAAAGGGCACGTTTCATGGAAAAGCGGCTCTGCAATGCGCCGCGTTGTTGGCAGATCAATGTCCAGCGCCTTCGAGTGAGCGCTTGTCGAGCGTCTTGAGAGCCTGCATCTGCTTGATCGTGCGCTCCATGCCTTCGTTGGAGCCGTCGAAGAACATGACGTTGCCTTTGCCGTGCTCGGAGATGTATTTCATGCCGTCGAGCCACATGGTGAAGAGCATGAAGCCGGGAGGCACTTCGCCGGCCTGCATGGTTTTGCCGGCGTTGGCGAGACCTTCGGCGACTTGCTCGCGGAAGCGGGCGTTGCCAGCACCTTTGAGCTCAGAGGCTTCTTTTTCGGCCTCAGCTTTGACGCGGATGGCGCGGGCCTCGGCCTCGGCGGCGCGGGTTTTGATGAGGTATTGGGCCTGGGCTTCGTTCTCAGCGGCCATCTTCATGTTGTTGCTGGAAACGACCTGCGACATGGAGCGCATGATGGCTTCATCAAAGGAGATGTCGTTGATCTGAAGGTCGAGAAGGTGGAAGCCCCAGCTGTTGAGCGCTTCTTCGAGGTGATCCTTCACGGCACCGATGATCTCGGAGCGCAAAACGAGGATTTCGGCCTGCTTTTTGTTCGCGACATAGGAGCGGATACTGCCTTCGACGCTGCGGACGAGGGTCTGCATGAAGCTCTTCTCGTCGATGAAGCGGAAGGCGATCTTCTTGATGGTCTCTTCACCGGCGTCCTGGGCGGAGTACACGATGAGCGATTTGAAGTTCACATAGGCTTGGTCGAGCGAGATGGCCTCGAATTCGAGTTCGATGGACTGGTTCTGCGTGGAGATGCTCTTAAAGACGCCCTCCAGCAGTGGTAGCTTGAAGTTGAGGCCCGGCAGCATGAGGCGCTGGTATTTGCCAAAGCGGGTGACGACTCCCACATGGCCCTGTTTGATGACAGAGACGCTGAGAAGGATGATAACGATGAGGATGACGACGGCGGGGATCATGGGACTTGGTTTTGTTGGATGTTTTTTGGAAAGGCGATGTTTGGAGATGGAATCAGGCGGGGAATTCGGAGGAGTGGTGCTCAAGGATGAACCAGCCGGTCTTTTCCTTTTTGCAGACGAAGGAGTAGCGGGCGGGCACGCTGATGAGCTCCTTCTTGCGCTTGAAGGTGAAGACGTATTTGCCGGACTGGATGTGGATTTCCTTGTATTGGCGCACCTCGCCGGTCTCGAACTTCACGTGCACGTCTTCCAGTTCAAAGAGATGCTCGAAGTAGCCTTTGATCTTGTGGTGGCCTTCACGCAGCTCCTTGGCGAAGGTGCCCCATAGCAGGCCGTTCATGTCGTAGCAGCCGACGACGGCAGGCAGGCTGTGATTGTTGACGCCAAAGGCCCAGTCATTGATGAAGTCGGTCAGATTCTTCTTATCAGCTGCATTGTGACTGATGGTGCTGAAGCGCAGGCCGCCGATCTGCTTGTCTTTGTGAACGAGCTTGGTGTCCGTGCTGCGCGGATCGACGTCTTCGCCAAATCTGCGAGCAAACTTTCTCAGGATGTCGATCAGCGGAATGTGGTCGTGGCGGAAGATGACGAAGTTGATGAAGAGGTGCACCACGAGCACAATGATCAAAGCTTCCAAGATGCCCTCCGTGTAGGTCAGGATGCCGCAAAACAGGGCCAGCAGCAGGGCATACATCCCGTGAGACGCGACATGCACCAACCCGGCGATCATCCTCCAACCAGTAAAAATCATCAGCACCGGCGAGTGCGAAATAGGGCAGATGCGCCAGCAAGTTCGAGGATCCAGAATAGAAGATGAGCAGCACGAGGCCGGTGAATAGGTTCGAGATCTTGGTAACGGCACCGGCCAAGGCATTCGTGGCGGAGGCCTAAGGCCATCCAGGTTGGTCATGCCACCAAAAAAGCTGGAACCGAGATTTGGCGAGCCAGATCGCGAGCAGACTGTTATTGGAGTTTGCGGGTCGGCCCAGTGGATCAAGCTTTTCGATGGCGGCGTTGCTCAACACCTGCTCGATCACGTCGATCAGCGAAAGCATAAACGCATAGGCCATGATCTCCACCAGCATCTTGGGAGGCGAACATTGAAGTCTGGAATCGGTATCGCCAGCTTGATGGGTGAAAGCTCAATGTGGAGCATCGGCACCTCCATGTAGATGCCGCAGACGACGCCCAAGACGATCACTGCGACATACGGAACGGCAGGAAGCTTGGCCTTGTATTTTCCGAAGAGATGCAGGAAGAGCGCGAGTGGCCATGGAGAGTCCCATCATTTTGATCCGCTCCATGCTCATCCACTCGTGACCCTCGCCTAGAATGCCGTAGGTGTAAGGCAGGAACTTGAGCGCCGTCTTGAGTCCGATACCCGCGAGCAGGCCTTCGACCAAATAAACCGGAATCACCTCGGGTGCCAGGCCCGCTGCGACGCCTGGGGTGCCGACGTAGTTGCCCGGCTTGAACAGAAAGGTGACGAAACCGATCACGCAGGCGAAAACCACGGTGAGCAAGCCAGTCTGAATCGGATACTCCGACATCAAACAGATACCGACTGTGAGCGGCACAGCGACCAGGCCGGTGACCGTGCCGGCCAGCGCATCGCGACGTAGATTTTCGAGCGTGAAGATCGCGGGCTTCTTCGCCTTTTCTGCAATGAGCAGATCACTCGCCAGCGGCTTCTTGCGCTTTGGTGGATGCGGATGGTAGTCCACCACCGAGGCTGTTGTCGGATGAACGAGGGCGGGGTCGGCAGGGTGAGACATTACTTGGGGAAAGGCGTGAAGGACTTGCCCTCAATAACCACCTTCACCCTCCAAAACCCATCCCCTTGAGAGGGGATAATGCACCCCCATCAGGGGCTATGCTCCGCTCACGCCTTCACACCCGGAAGCGACTTTCCGCGTCTTGGCGTGCCTTCACGAGCGGGTTTGTACCATTCCTCGTGGGTTTCATCGAGATCGACGTGGCCGCCGGTCTTCTCGTGATTCAGACGCCAGCCGTGCAGCGATTCAAAGGCCGCGTGGTCGATGAAATCGACAGCAAGGTCGATGTCCACATTGTGACCGGCTGGGATGCCCGAAAGCGCTGCATTCATGCTCGGCACGGAAGCAAAGGTGAGCGTGCCGCCGATGCGCACGTGCCACTTGCCGTCACGCTGCTCGACTTTGACATCGGTGTTGGAAAGTCGGCGCAGCAGGAAGAAGACGCTGAGGCCCAGGCCGAGGCCGACACCTGCCAGCAGGTTCAATCCGACCACGCCGAGCACCGTGGCGAAGTAGATCGGCGCTTCCTTATGCGTGTGCAGATCGCGGATGTGATGCAGGTTCACCAGATTAATGCCCACATGCACCAGCAGGCCTGCCAGCACGGCCAGAGGAATGCTCTCGATCAAACCGCCGAGGAACAGCGCGAAGATCAGCACCCACACGCCATGGAAAATGGCGGACCAGCGGCTCACACCACCCGCGATGATGTTTGCCGATGAGCGCACGATCACACCAGTGATCGGCAGGCCGCCGAGGAGACCGGAGACGAGATTGCCTGCGCCTTGAGCACGCAGTTCCTTGTCCAAATCCGAGCGCACGCCACTGTGCAATTTGTCTGTGGCCACCGCACACAGCAGCGACTCGATGCTGGCGATGATCGCCACCGTCAGCACGGCGACCACAAACGGCCCCCAATGCTGCGGCGGGGCGAGCTTGGTCAGTTCAAAGGTCTCTGGCAGATCCACCCGCTTCACATCCATCTTCGCGATGATGGACACCACCGTGCCCGTCACTACTGCCACCAGCGGTCCCGGGATGGCTTGGAAGGGAAGTTTTTTCCAGATGATAAGGATGGCGATGGTGAGGAAGCCAAGAATCGCCGCCTGCGTGTTCACAAGGCCGAGCTGCTTCGGAATGCCGAGCAAATTCACCACGGGCGAGCTTTGCGGCGAACCGCCCAGCACCACATGAATCTGCGCCAGCGCGATGGAGATGCCGATGCCCGCCAACATACCATGCACCACCGATGGCGCGATGATCAGTGCCCCGCGTGCGACTTTGAACCAGCCCATCAAAAGCTGCACCACGCCTGCACAAGCAGTGATCAAGCACATCGTTTCCCAGCCGAACTGATGCACCAAACCAGCCACCACCACGGTCAGCCCCGCCGCTGGCCCCGAAACCTGAAGCGGTGATCCCGCGAGCAGTCCCGTGACGATCCCGCCAGCCACTGCCCCGATGAGACCCGCAATAATCGGTGCCCCCGAAGCAAAAGCGATGCCCAGCGACAGTGGTACTGCGACAAGGAAAACAACGAGAGAGGCTGGAAGATCGCGGCGGAGATTCATGAAGGTGATGGGGAGATGTAGTTTCGCACGCTGAATCAAGATGCGAATGAATTCTCCATCCATCCCCTCCGCAGGCTAATCTGTCTGCCATGCCGAGGGACGGGAATCGGGTCTATGCCGACGATTTCAACGCGGACTTGGTTTTAATCACATCCTTCGACTCCCCAGCGATCACCGCCAACGCGGGATGCCCCATGGCCCGCTCCAAGGTGATGAGGTAACAGGAAAAGCCGCAACGCACGGGACGACCAACCGGTTTTAGGCCGTAGCGATCCACAGCCTCATCCAAAACGGAGGCGGCGATGGGGGCGAGGCCCGTGCCACCCGCCGCCGCGGTTTTCATGAGTGCGGCATCGTCGAATTCCGCCACGACGCGCGGGCGGAGGTGGTTGGCATCAAATCAGCGGTCGATTTCGTGCCGCCACGCCGTTCGGCTCGCGGGCAGCAGCATGGGAGTGTCTTTAAGCAGGGCAGGGAAGCGCTTGCCGAGGTTCCTGACCAAAGCGGGGGCCGCGCAGAAAACGACCGGTGGTTCGCCGAGCAGATGGTTGAACGCTTTCACGGTCACCTCGGAGCTCTGCTCGTTGCTCGAAGTGAGACCGTAGCGCTCACGCTATCTGAAAAGCACGTTCTCGACATCCTGAGCATCGCCGCGCTCGTCACCGCACTCATCACCAGCATTCGCGGGTTCGCCGAAAAGAAGCCGCGCCGCATTCTTGGCCTTCTTTGTCTGTCCCAGGCCAGTTTCATCCTGGCCGGCATCGCCACGGCCTCCGCCGAAGGAATCACCGGGGCTGGTTCACTGGCTCGTCGTCAGCGCTGCGTCCACGGGCCAACATCCTCTTCCTCGGCGTCCTGCCGAAGCACGTCATCGACATCCCGGACGCCCTGCCACGCGAGCGCTGGCCTCTTGCCCTCTGCACCGTCTTCCTCATCGCTGGCGGCATCTTCCCCTCCAAAGTCCTCCGCTGGCGCGAAAGCGCTGCCCATGAGATCGAACAAGGCCTCGGCCTCAATACCAAGGAGCACAGCGGGCACTAAGATCGCTCATTTCTTCGAACCTCGAATGCCCACCGCCGACTCTGCCGCGATCACAGCCACCGCCGGGTGCCGCATCGCTCTTTCCAGCGTGATGAGGTAGTTTGAAAAGCCGCAGCGCACTGGTCGGCACAGTGGCTTCAGTCCATAACGCTGAACCGCCTCATCCAAAACGACTGCGGCGGCATCTTCGCCTCGCTCAAATCCTGACAAGTTCGCATCGGCACCATGATTCTAAGAATCGAAAGCATTGCTTTTAGCCACTGTTCCCTGTTTCTCACACGCACTGTCGTGGGCTTCCAGCAGGTGCCGGGGTTGCGAGTGGAAAACTGGCTGATCGAATTCAGCGGCTGTGATCGGCGGCCTTCAACTTCGGGCGCACTCCAAGGCTGATAGAATGTGCAACGGAATGGCAAACCAGCCGACGAGCAGCCAGGCAATGCCTGAGAGGAGCACATGGCAGGTGGCAGTTTCAAAGCGACCTTGAGCGGCTTGTCCGAGACCTGGAATAGCAAAGCTGCCGAGGACCTTCAGCAGCTTCCACAGGCTGTCTGAGACGCGGAAT is from Verrucomicrobiaceae bacterium and encodes:
- a CDS encoding DUF2490 domain-containing protein, whose product is MKRALFILLAFVGSLCAADHTESNDNLWLNYVGDHPLFGSKWGLHLESQFRRADMGENWQQLLLRPGINYTLSPALTLTAGYAWVETHPYGDIPVAAEFPEHRLWEQATYTHKALGLDWTHRLRLEQRRIGEVNPATGDVTNWRYENRIRYMLRTTVPLSSDKKWYLALWDEVFFNFGSNVSMNYLDQNRAFIGLGRQLSPTTKLEVGFMEQTVQRRGGIVWENNHTAAVWLMSKWPFGSKL
- a CDS encoding SulP family inorganic anion transporter, which translates into the protein MNLRRDLPASLVVFLVAVPLSLGIAFASGAPIIAGLIGAVAGGIVTGLLAGSPLQVSGPAAGLTVVVAGLVHQFGWETMCLITACAGVVQLLMGWFKVARGALIIAPSVVHGMLAGIGISIALAQIHVVLGGSPQSSPVVNLLGIPKQLGLVNTQAAILGFLTIAILIIWKKLPFQAIPGPLVAVVTGTVVSIIAKMDVKRVDLPETFELTKLAPPQHWGPFVVAVLTVAIIASIESLLCAVATDKLHSGVRSDLDKELRAQGAGNLVSGLLGGLPITGVIVRSSANIIAGGVSRWSAIFHGVWVLIFALFLGGLIESIPLAVLAGLLVHVGINLVNLHHIRDLHTHKEAPIYFATVLGVVGLNLLAGVGLGLGLSVFFLLRRLSNTDVKVEQRDGKWHVRIGGTLTFASVPSMNAALSGIPAGHNVDIDLAVDFIDHAAFESLHGWRLNHEKTGGHVDLDETHEEWYKPAREGTPRRGKSLPGVKA
- a CDS encoding DUF4440 domain-containing protein: MIAGLVHVASHGMYALLLALFCGILTYTEGILEALIIVLVVHLFINFVIFRHDHIPLIDILRKFARRFGEDVDPRSTDTKLVHKDKQIGGLRFSTISHNAADKKNLTDFINDWAFGVNNHSLPAVVGCYDMNGLLWGTFAKELREGHHKIKGYFEHLFELEDVHVKFETGEVRQYKEIHIQSGKYVFTFKRKKELISVPARYSFVCKKEKTGWFILEHHSSEFPA
- a CDS encoding SPFH domain-containing protein, which produces MIPAVVILIVIILLSVSVIKQGHVGVVTRFGKYQRLMLPGLNFKLPLLEGVFKSISTQNQSIELEFEAISLDQAYVNFKSLIVYSAQDAGEETIKKIAFRFIDEKSFMQTLVRSVEGSIRSYVANKKQAEILVLRSEIIGAVKDHLEEALNSWGFHLLDLQINDISFDEAIMRSMSQVVSSNNMKMAAENEAQAQYLIKTRAAEAEARAIRVKAEAEKEASELKGAGNARFREQVAEGLANAGKTMQAGEVPPGFMLFTMWLDGMKYISEHGKGNVMFFDGSNEGMERTIKQMQALKTLDKRSLEGAGH